Genomic window (Pieris rapae chromosome 4, ilPieRapa1.1, whole genome shotgun sequence):
aaactaatcgTAATCCCTCTCTCTTTCACACCTaagtatgataataatatattttcaatataccAATCGTATTGGTACCGTggcttacaaaaaaaaaactaaacaaatacaatcgaTTATAGAAAGGAAATAAAAGAATGTCAGCTCTATCTATACTTTATATAGAGTTAACACTGTGCCGAATAAATTGTCTTATTATGTTACAACTAAAGACTTTAGATACAGTAATATTGTTAGTTGTTTATTTAGAAAGCTGCATAATCTTACCTGCTCGTAAGAAAAGCTCTGAAAGTTCCCTTTAAACCAGACCGCCTGGCTTGGCGATAACACGCGTAATCAGCGCGCCGTACTCCATGCATGTTGCCTGATAGAGGCTCGTTTAGTGCGGCTAAACGGAGCTGTAAAATAGACGGTTAATACACGTTATAATAACGACACTTATATATGGAAGTATACAACCCATTCGTTTTTCTTATTATGACCATTACGAACGTGCATTTTGAAGATGTTATCAGGGTCTAGATGCTGTTGACTAATGACGCGGACAAGAGTGCACATTCATATCTCGTATTTCGTTTAACATTCTCACCCCCATTCTTGAGCAAGTTTTTAGAGTGTGTCATTTATTTGAAAGCTCAACAATTAGAAAAGGAAGTATATGAAGACTATGAAACGTCATGAAAAACCTAGTGACACTACAACCTTCtagatctgggcctcagatttctgtatccgttcattgatttatttatcataatagaCATAGAGATGATTAGTCTTCTGTGGCTAAATTAAGTCGTGACTTTTTCTTAGgtttaaagtatttccgaaacaggagtcacgatgttttccttcaataGCGAGTATTTAATACGCAAATTGATCGAAATACAcaggtgcacagccggggaccGAACCTACGAGCACCCATGTGCTGTGAGAGTCACAACCAATAACCAACACTGCTTTGGGACCTAGTATGAGCGTGTATGAATCATAAGGGTGATACATTATGGCTCCTGGTTAAttagaaaactttattttcaaattataaaaattatttctcacACAATAAAAACGGATGCTAAATAATGCATGTTTTAGATGTATTACTTTCTAATATCTCAGCCTATTTAGATACCTCAAAGCTGCCATAGGAAGGTATaggtatagtaataatacttacACTTGACCCGACAGGAGCGAGTACTGGTGAGTCAACTAAATTGGAAATCGGTCCCCTGTGAACAAGACTGGCTGCGGGCATTGGCGGTGTAACGGGTGAGTGCGTCGTAGTCAACGGTGATGCTTGGGACACTACTGACCCGAGCTGGGAATATAACACATCGTAAATATATGTGAGAGGTGAAACAggattgttattaatatcctAAAAATGCGCTTTTATGCAGtcaacaaaatcaaatattatttctaagtaATATCATATCAATTCATATCATACACAAACTGCTTTCTACTGCTTCTCTGCTCACCTACTTTACCTACTACTGGCCTTTGATTCAAAGTGGGCTGGCGTGTGAAACCATCAtggttttaattaactgttttCTCTAATTTACGAGCAAGTGAAAAAAGGTatcctataaatataatattttatagtaatatttaactacatatattattatataacaacatAACAATGTGTACACAACGATACGTAACCTTCGAAACAGtatggaaaatataaaaaaaatattaccaaaaCATATTGCCATCCTGTATTCACTTTGAGGAATAGAACTTGTTCCTCCATTACATAGGCCAATGCTCCAACGGGACTCGAAGAAGCGAGCtgataaaagaaaactaattatatgatacttatatttgatttgaggtgattaatttattatcaacatattatttttaataatacttcaaGACGTTGGGACAGTTTCACTAATGTTGtgatagttaaaattttattcaaaatatgaaAAGTTTACTGTGATATGGCTTAACTTTAATCAATGATATGCTTGGTTTTGATTGGTTTGTCTTGTATTTACCCGAATCATCTCTTCAGTGGTCCGAAAGACTGCCGCTCCGGGTACCGTTTTGCTTGATTCGTCTGCATGGTGACTTCTTGACTCGAAATTATCTCGACCTGCAAATGTTTGTtcgaatacaaaaatagttaaaatgtataaatttcttgtatcagAATTATCGTACGTTGCACCTTATTACGGCAAGCATTACATCAATTGGctgttgtattttaaaataaataaatgatcgAAAAATTCATTAATGATGGTTGATTCTTATTTAGGCCTAACACacgtttctatttataaataaggctAGACACTTACCAAGACGTTCTTTTGTCTTTTCTTTTAGTTCTTTTAATTCTGTGAGAGCTTTCAATTCGTCAAAAGCACTTTTTTGAACTGTCCCATTGCaggcataaattaaaattggaattattaataacaaaatgattaattattacggTCCGCCTTATAAAGAACCTTACCTGGTCTGCCGAAGAACTTCGTACTGCCATGAATAGGACCTTCTTCTATATAGCTGATTCCGGGTTCTCCTTTAGGACCCACTATAGCTAGACCTGGAGATCCGGGAGGCCCAGGGGGCCCTGGAGGTCCCGGCACGTACTGGACAACATCCGACTTCGGAGCAATGCCTGGTGGGCCCGGTGGACCCTGAATCCCCTTGGGGCCTGGAAGTCCATTGTCACCACGATCTCCCTTTTCACCtttgaactaaaaaaaataataaacagtgagactacaaataaaaactattttacaaatactttttgtttcttttagtCAACATTAGTTCTTTTgtgatatgtaaaatattaattttaattaacacattataatattgCAAAGACGCTATTCGCCTAGACATATGTCTATCTACCAATATacccaaaataaaattaagtttgtattgatattaatatttataacacacCATTGAGACATCCAAAATATTCACGCCTGGGTCTCCTTTTTCGCCTTTAGGTCCGGTGTTCCCAGGTGGACCTAATGTGCCCGGTCGTCCCTGTAAGAATAATTATTCCAAACAACAAATAAAGATAATGGTTACAATTCCCTAAGAAActgtttaattcataaattttattaagatatgAAAACAAACCTTATTGTTCTAACGGCAGCATGAAacagtcataataataatataaatgtaaattgctTATAACTTTAACTACTAAGTCGGAATATTTAAACCTTATTTAAATccgttaaatatataatttaacataagcATTAAAATAAGATTCAGTTGATGATCTGTCAGAGCAAAGCACTTATgtgaatgtaattttatattatctgtatcaaTGTTACTTGTggagtaaaataaaagttatacgTTGTGTAACAGAAAATGTCAATTTCATTTGATATACTTTGAAtaccatatatataaaataaccaacaaaatcaaataaacttttttaattttatttttatttctactatgtaggttaggaaaatgttaatactttttattgtattgtaataaatcatCAAATTAATgctaaaatgttaaaaaaaattgtttaacttCTTTGTGGACTGTGATCAAAATTGATTTGCACTTAAAGCAAAATTCCAATTATTGATTTCAATGATGATTGCAAAATATTTCGCATTTAAACTCACCATCCATCCGGGAAGTCCGACTTCACCTTTTTCTCCGGCTTTTCCCGGAGGTCCAGGCACACCTGGGGGCCCCTGAAGTCCCCGGGGTCCTGGTGGGCCAGATCGGCCTCTTCTACCTCGGGGTCCTAGATCCCCCTTTTCTCCCTGTTTGTTAGGTTTTGGACATACTtactaagtttatttattcattttaaatataatacattatatttaaaacattaaatatttatttggtatAAATCCTCAAATAAgtcttaagaatatttttatacatacctTGACTGTTATAATGTCAGAACCAGCTGACGTTATTGAGATTGGCCCTGGTGGGCCTCTCTCACCCCTTTCTCCTTTTAAACCTGAAGCACCCGGGGGTCCAGTCATACCGGGCATTCCTGAAGGGCCAATATCTCCACGTTCTCCAGACTTTCCATCCTTGCCTGGAAAACCTGGTATGCCATCTTTTCCAGGGTCACCCTTTTCAccctattaatattacatttatttaacggATTAATTTAATGGTTTAAATTGGTCAATAAATCCATCataattttgacaattaaaaaataccttttcgCCTTTTTCTCCTTGCAATCCGGCAACGACTCGACCTACagggaatattttttatatatatatattattgtttacattacatttttagtgAATCGTTCAATGAATCCTTAACGGACATGTTACCAAATCAatacatatatcattaaaacaaattttataactaacCAGATGTAAGGAATTCTGAATCCTCTGTCGTGAAACCTGCGACAGGAATCGAAGGTGGACCTGGCGGTCCAGGTGAGCCACGTTctcctaaaaaataataataatatatttatcaataattggATATCACAGGAAATTGATTggattcacaaaaaaaaaaccaaatatttttgtaggtaCGAAGTGCGTTTATGTTTTGTATACCTTTTTCCCCCTTTTCACCAAAGcgtccgtttgcccccggaaGTCCTGGGCGGCCATCCAATCCAGGACCCCCACGGTCTCCTTTGACTCCTCTATCACCTTTAGGGCCAGGATAACCCTGCAAATGTGGtataagaattactaactACGCTACTATGTGAAATGATAGAAATAAAACtagctaaataataaaaattgatttttttttatagaaccgggggcaaacgggcaggaggctcacctgatgttaagtgataccgccgcccatggacactctcaatgccaaagggctcgcgagtgcgttgccgaccttttaagtattggtaCGCTCATAAGATTAATAGGGGTAATTCCTTGCAAAGGTCCACGTTTACTCAATGATAAGGGCAGTTGTAATAGCCTTCATTGcaggaaaaaataatcagaGAACTGATATAGAAATTATACTTAATGATAATTCTTAATACAATAATCAACTTTATGCCAGTATCTTACACGATCCCCTTTTAAACCACTTTGACCCGGAAGGCCACGTTCACCCTTAGCTCCAGCAAATCCCCGCTCTCCTTGAAGTCCGGCGGGCCCTGATTGCCCAGCATCCCCTTTAGGACCTGGAGCCCCGGGTCTGCCAATGGCTCCTCCGCCGTAAGCCCCCAAAAGTGATTCCTACAAGGTATCGTAAAATTATATGCAAGCATATCACCTCTATCTctgataaaaaatcttaatttgtataaataacatGTGTGTACTTCTGTTCAGAAGTAAACGTTAAGTTCTATAGcgaaacaagataaaaatattttctaaaaaatattctatgtttgtagaaaaattaacagtaaaaatagaaaaaataggtacttattatatttaaagttttagtattttcttgtacaataaagtttatttaaatataaaaaaaatctaacttCAGGACGTCGCTGTTCATGGTCAGTTCTATTAGGCCTCCATTATTCATCGAATTTAatggaaataatgtttaaaattaaattaagaggcATCATTTTGTGATTTGCTGTAAAGGTCATAAAAAAAGGAGCTAAAAGAAATAGGTAGTAGTGTTTTATCATCCGAGTTTACATAAGCTATTTAATCGGGgaattatctagaaaatattttaaaaaaatgctcaGCGGCAATACGAACGCCTGAATTCACGTTTGAAAGGCACCAATTCCCCACTTAAAATAGGTTAGTATACTAATGTTCAAAATAACTACTGTATGATAAAATCTTAACCTATGTGCACTTGGAGCACCGCAATGTTATCAAATGCtccaaaaatttttaaaaagcttctAAAAACTTGTTTAGAAACcgcgatataaaaaaaagaatttgcttataatatttaacttcaAAATAGCCATAACTTCAAAACCAAAAGCTCAAATAGGGTTTAAAAGCTACTTATAATCTAGTTGTAAAGGTGCTTCTTCACTGGGGTGTTCAATTGTCACAACGAAGTGatcataacatttaattataaagtaacgTTTTAATATTGCAAGGgtcaattaatttgatatcaGTATCTTTGTCAGCTCGAGCCTAATACAAGTCATCATGATGAACAAGGTCGAAGGGAGAAAATGAGCTGGCAGAAGGAGGAAGTTGTCGCCCCGCAATATCAGAGAATGGACGGGACGGGAGTGGCCAGCTTAGAACAGATGATGCGCTTGGCGAAGAATAAGAAGAAATATGACGAGATAACCGCCAATCTCActacaaaaagaaaaagaagagtcgaagcatttaatatatttaaatcgttttttgtcttttgaatttaatacatatatttcttttttgtctGTGATGGGAATAATCACAGTTTAcccatttaatatatttatccgatttattgttaattgtttaTCTGCTATATCTTTATTGGAAATGAAAACAGTAGTGAATTTGTATAACTACAAAAGTGATTATCCTGAATCATATACATTTACTCGATCAGGCTAGAGTTAAACATCCTTTGTGTTCCTTTACTAGTTTAGGCTTCCGGTGAGATACCACCTCAGGCCAAAAAGcccatatataatatatatcaggTATTTGACATTGTTACCAACTTTGATGAATTTCTACACGAAGTTTGACCACAAACAGTGAAAATCAATTTCCTCATCTCCGCCTCGATACATATCTAACCTTAAAGTGGAAAGACGTTGTGCAAACTTTGCCTTGCCAGTTTTGTTTGCGGAAGACAAACTTTCCTTTAATCATTCCCCTTTAACACAAACTCGGAGACACTTAATGAAGAGGTAATCGACAGGCCTAATTTTATTCCATAACTTAGCAAATACTTTGTTGTTCTTacctgtttaatttaattaaactgttaaattaaataaaactcctTTATATCTGTGACACCGCCTATGTGAAATTAggatttttgaaatgaaataatggtttgatttaaacaaacatctatttacttaaatgacttgaaattaaaaaataattgttttgcgTAGACCGGTAACGCATAAAcagattattaaaactaatatcgcaacatatttgataaataacaattactttaaTGTTAATGATTTCAATATGGAAATAGTAGTCAGgttgtctttaaaaaataaaaagcctaatcaacatttgtatataaaacgaAAGCTCGTGAAAAGTAGTTTCCGGTCTAAAAAAGCTCGTAGCAAAGCAAGCTCCATCCATATTTAACGATACACTCGCAACTTACCTTGTATATTTGCCTAGGTTTCCAATTTGACTAAACAAGCAGCAATGGATGGCATGAAAATGGTAAAATAAGATCAGCATAATAAATTTCGAGTGGAAAGTCAGGAAAAGCTTTATAAGAAATTGCAAACAATGGCCAACGTATTCTTAATAGTTTAAACTTGAACATTGATTGAATTTAGCGTATTGATTCTGCCAGAATAACGGCTTATGCAGAATAACGGCATATGCTTtactaataaacttttaattgctAAGTTGCGTGCAATATCTTTATATGAACATTGTtttcaataacttttttttataattaagaattaacaattaatattcacCTTTTCAATATgctataatttacaaaaataagtgatttatttttataaataaataaatgttttaaatgctTACCTCAAAGTTACCATAGTCAGATGAACCGGGCGATCCAGGTGGTCCAGGGGGTCCTGCAATACCAGGTCTCCCATCAACGCCAGGCTCTCCCTTTTGTCCCGTTATGCCTTCTGGACCACGGGGACCTTCATCCCCTCGATCACCTTTTTCTCCCCGAGGGCCCATGGGGCCTCGTTCACCCGTTGGCCCCATTTGACCCTTAGAAGCATGATTTATTTGTTCAAGATATATGGCAGTTACATCGAGTAGTCctttagaataattataaagtcaaacaaaaaattataaccttatttattatcatagttAATACTGCACGTGTGCAGAAATTGGTCGATTACGCCTCTTGTACCAATCAAAGCGTAGAGTGAAGTAATTTTGAGATGGAATTCGTTAAGTTCCTTTTGTAGAACCGTTACTGAGTACTTTATTTTGCTGTCCAAAATTCGTATTTGTTTGAATGTAAAAGTAATCAATTTTGAAAGCATTTGAtattgtagaaaaataaataaatagtgagAACAATATCTGATTCCggagtttattataaaatgttacttaTAAGATACAAGAGTGGTGTCTAGGGCGTCTTGATCCCATTCAAGACTGTGGAAAAGCCAGCATAATTATACTCACACAATGAATACAAACTTACAGGTATGCCAGGTGGTCCAATTCGTCCTTCAGCGCCAGTGAGCCCCGGAGGACCTGGAGGACCTCGGAGTTCCGGTGCCAATTCGAGAAGTGCCATTAGTGTGCTGCTGTTGCAGCCACATTGTCCAGTTGATGCGTAGTTTTCACCGAAAATTTGCTACAAGCATATATTCCAGTCTTATATTCTCAGGCGCGTATTCAGATATCTCAACTCAAAATTTATAAGATTTCGCAGTATTATTATCAGTggacctttttaggtcttggcctcagatttctgaatctgtttcattatcatttttaaatctaataggcaagtaggtgatcagcctccagtgactgacacacgtcattggcttttttgggtctaagacataccagtttcctcacgatgttttccttcaccgttcgagcaaatgttaaatgcacacatagaaagtccattggtgcacagcccgggatcgaacctacgacctcaggtatgagagtcgcacgctgaagccactaggccaacactgctctttcgCAGTATTAATGCTAAAGATATAAACTTTAAGTTTGAGGTAAATGTTGGTATATATATGAATCGAATTGTGAATAGAAGTTCTACATAAGGAATAGGATTTTTGCCGTatgaataattacttaattgtaAACAAGATTtgaaacatttacataaaatattagtcAATGAGACTGTACACAATGTAATtcgttgaaattttaaaactaaaaaatatgtacgtaCCTTTATATTCATCGCCTGAAAAGTGTGcgtagaatatataaataaagatttgtaGAACATTAGTTATTAGTATTAACATAGTAGATATTTGTTGGTATATGGTGGCTGTTAAGAGCCGAATTATACAGCGGAGATTGCTTCAATTAAGTTATACTATGAGttgttagatttaaattgaaattaaatatttaatttgcttaAAAACGGTAGCGCTACTTGGATTCCTGTGTTTGCTTTTAGTCACGTAGGCCTCAGCTCTTCCAGGAGCACTGAGTGCATACATAGGCATTGGGATTTTATTTGTCGCCGTAGAACCGAGtgtttaaagaataaataatattctatcatattaagataattatattataaattcatgaAAATGCTAGCAACTTACATCATCTCCAGACGATTCAACGATAGCTGTTCCAGGAATACCAGGAAGCCCAGGAGGTCCTGGAGGTCCTGGCGGTCCACGTATCGATTCTCCGGGTAAACCCTATAAAATAGTGGTATTATTAACAGGCCaacttatatgtattattacaaGGTACGTTCATGAAGTAATATGCGGATTTTAACcgcataatgtttttttaattcacataaaaattgtctaaatctaattttactaaGCTAAGTCTCAGTGTCTAAGATTCGCTTAATACATTAAACTCAGCGTAGCTTAGTATcagtaattatgtttattacgtAGGTGTAAACGTGTGCAGTGTTTGTCATTCCTATAATCACAGATTAATTCGGCGTCAAATCTACGTGTAGAAATATCCTAGTCTTGGTTCTTAaggtttattatatgtattcattattatactgTGTCTTTATGAAAATGTTTCTCACGTATTGGATCATATAGATTTATAGTTACGTCATAAATACTAGGTATATTATCTATGGCTTCAGACTTCCagtttctttgataattttagataaCTGTGTTATTTAGCCTtgtgctttatttattaaaaataaatacaaatatttctgtaACTGTGGAACGCAATTCTTCGTTCACCGAAGGATCGATATTCgttgcaataattttataatactttattaaaaagtagttCACTAATAAAGAGAAGATATAATTTGTCATAAAACACGGTTATCGTTTTTAATATGGCGCTGAATTTTCacttataaaagtttaaataaaaataaggtaGTCTTCGTCTTCGTcgtcaataaaaatgtatataaaagtaacatatatttattaaaataaataaaatgcttgCCCTTGGTCCTCTCTCTCCCTTTTCACCTCTTAAGATTGGGGCATaacctgaaataaaaaacataacggtaaaatattctttttcaaGTACTTAACTTTaacattatgtatatgtatataaaaacgttgttctgtaaaaaaatataattaaaattaaaaaaatttataattaaaataaaagttattttaacagttttttaaataagcttagtatatatttaaaaatcgaacgcCTGATTTTCAAATTATGTAAAGTTTCTTGCTTAAATtcttaaactaaatatgttcTGTGTAAAGTTCTCGAGTTCATAAGTCACCCACAGTAATTACGTATCGTTTAAAACAAACAGTCGTTAATCCAAGCAAACATGGTTACTGCACGATCCCTCGACTTGAGATAAATACGCTCCCCAAAGCCAGCTATTACACGGTgtctaaatattgtataactgTTCAATTAATAGaagatttagtttataaattataatatgtctattatacaatattaaaaaaatggtaagCCATGTTACTTAGTTTTTATAGGCTgtgttatatacaaaatgaCTATCGATAAAAAGTGCGTGGTTAAACTTGGACTACTTAACACagatttgtttgattttactGGAAAACAATTCCTATGCCCTCCAAACAGAACAAGTGAAGGCATTGGCTAATATCGGATTATATATTACCTTTATATTCTGCTTACATATTATACAgtagttaattattaagtattatagtACGCAATTATTCTCTGTATTTAGACGCCTCCAATTCAGACGTCAACCTTGATatagtaaaagtaattattacaaaaaccaATAGTAACGAAAATCTGTAAACACACGCAcgtatattataaagtatacaaaaatgtCCAGCCCTTAATAACAGTTGTTTTACCGTTAAGTCCGGGTGGTGGAGGCGGAAATGGCGGAATCGTCCCATACCTCCCCGACCCCTCAACATCCCCCTCTTCTTGGTCCACCTGcgaaacaattaattacatagaaTGCATGTTTAAATACATCTGTGCAATAATTAAGCGGCTTACTCAGTACGTTTGTCTTTGTTAGCTTAGCGTTTTAcgaaatattacacaaattttTTATCGGATTTAAAATGCGTTGTTTTACTAGAATGGATACTTCTCTGTATTCTGTATTTTAGCATGTTGGAGCATACATTaccaagtattttaattatttgaatgttttatcaCATTTAAAGTCgatataaactataataactAGGTTCGGGtgtttagttttgttagtaCGTTAGAAGTAAATTAGTAAGAGGCTGTAATAAAGGATCTAGATCTAGatttcaattcttaaaaggccggaaacgcactcgcaagccctctggcattaagagtgtgcCTCCTGctagtttgccccctgttcaaaaaaatattaatgcatAAGCAAACTGTTTG
Coding sequences:
- the LOC111003058 gene encoding collagen alpha-1(XVIII) chain isoform X8; the protein is MAMVVSTKTKMCMCTLLVLVLLGIGLAVASTMKLFDSVEHKVGKAEMYSQWKSAPRTVESGLPGESIRGPPGPPGPPGLPGIPGTAIVESSGDDAMNIKQIFGENYASTGQCGCNSSTLMALLELAPELRGPPGPPGLTGAEGRIGPPGIPGQMGPTGERGPMGPRGEKGDRGDEGPRGPEGITGQKGEPGVDGRPGIAGPPGPPGSPGSSDYGNFESNWKPRQIYKESLLGAYGGGAIGRPGAPGPKGDAGQSGPAGLQGERGFAGAKGERGLPGQSGLKGDRGYPGPKGDRGVKGDRGGPGLDGRPGLPGANGRFGEKGEKGERGSPGPPGPPSIPVAGFTTEDSEFLTSGRVVAGLQGEKGEKGEKGDPGKDGIPGFPGKDGKSGERGDIGPSGMPGMTGPPGASGLKGERGERGPPGPISITSAGSDIITVKGEKGDLGPRGRRGRSGPPGPRGLQGPPGVPGPPGKAGEKGEVGLPGWMNNKGRPGTLGPPGNTGPKGEKGDPGVNILDVSMFKGEKGDRGDNGLPGPKGIQGPPGPPGIAPKSDVVQYVPGPPGPPGPPGSPGLAIVGPKGEPGISYIEEGPIHGSTKFFGRPVQKSAFDELKALTELKELKEKTKERLGRDNFESRSHHADESSKTVPGAAVFRTTEEMIRLASSSPVGALAYVMEEQVLFLKVNTGWQYVLLGSVVSQASPLTTTHSPVTPPMPAASLVHRGPISNLVDSPVLAPVGSSLRLAALNEPLSGNMHGVRRADYACYRQARRSGLKGTFRAFLTSRIQNLDSTVRYADRHLPVVNIMGEVLFKSFSDIFDGKGGFIAGTPRIYSFSGKNIMMDSNWPQKLIWHGSHASGERALDTFCEEWQNGEPTSRGMAASLYSHKLLSQERYSCNNHFAVLCIEATAHVSSRRKRSTFRYNSTQDDEDYWYNAEEYQELLNDIFAQPFRED
- the LOC111003058 gene encoding collagen alpha-2(IX) chain isoform X9; its protein translation is MGSVWFQVLTLVIIQGAFQELKLFGAPSQAEVQCVNTFEDIGKGGEGDEIYIDNSLVDQEEGDVEGSGRYGTIPPFPPPPPGLNGYAPILRGEKGERGPRGLPGESIRGPPGPPGPPGLPGIPGTAIVESSGDDQIFGENYASTGQCGCNSSTLMALLELAPELRGPPGPPGLTGAEGRIGPPGIPGQMGPTGERGPMGPRGEKGDRGDEGPRGPEGITGQKGEPGVDGRPGIAGPPGPPGSPGSSDYGNFEESLLGAYGGGAIGRPGAPGPKGDAGQSGPAGLQGERGFAGAKGERGLPGQSGLKGDRGYPGPKGDRGVKGDRGGPGLDGRPGLPGANGRFGEKGEKGERGSPGPPGPPSIPVAGFTTEDSEFLTSGRVVAGLQGEKGEKGEKGDPGKDGIPGFPGKDGKSGERGDIGPSGMPGMTGPPGASGLKGERGERGPPGPISITSAGSDIITVKGEKGDLGPRGRRGRSGPPGPRGLQGPPGVPGPPGKAGEKGEVGLPGWMGRPGTLGPPGNTGPKGEKGDPGVNILDVSMFKGEKGDRGDNGLPGPKGIQGPPGPPGIAPKSDVVQYVPGPPGPPGPPGSPGLAIVGPKGEPGISYIEEGPIHGSTKFFGRPVQKSAFDELKALTELKELKEKTKERLGRDNFESRSHHADESSKTVPGAAVFRTTEEMIRLASSSPVGALAYVMEEQVLFLKVNTGWQYVLLGSVVSQASPLTTTHSPVTPPMPAASLVHRGPISNLVDSPVLAPVGSSLRLAALNEPLSGNMHGVRRADYACYRQARRSGLKGTFRAFLTSRIQNLDSTVRYADRHLPVVNIMGEVLFKSFSDIFDGKGGFIAGTPRIYSFSGKNIMMDSNWPQKLIWHGSHASGERALDTFCEEWQNGEPTSRGMAASLYSHKLLSQERYSCNNHFAVLCIEATAHVSSRRKRSTFRYNSTQDDEDYWYNAEEYQELLNDIFAQPFRED
- the LOC111003058 gene encoding collagen alpha-1(XVIII) chain isoform X7; the encoded protein is MGSVWFQVLTLVIIQGAFQELKLFGAPSQAEVQCVNTFEDIGKGGEGDEIYIDNSLVDQEEGDVEGSGRYGTIPPFPPPPPGLNGYAPILRGEKGERGPRGLPGESIRGPPGPPGPPGLPGIPGTAIVESSGDDQIFGENYASTGQCGCNSSTLMALLELAPELRGPPGPPGLTGAEGRIGPPGIPGQMGPTGERGPMGPRGEKGDRGDEGPRGPEGITGQKGEPGVDGRPGIAGPPGPPGSPGSSDYGNFEESLLGAYGGGAIGRPGAPGPKGDAGQSGPAGLQGERGFAGAKGERGLPGQSGLKGDRGYPGPKGDRGVKGDRGGPGLDGRPGLPGANGRFGEKGEKGERGSPGPPGPPSIPVAGFTTEDSEFLTSGRVVAGLQGEKGEKGEKGDPGKDGIPGFPGKDGKSGERGDIGPSGMPGMTGPPGASGLKGERGERGPPGPISITSAGSDIITVKGEKGDLGPRGRRGRSGPPGPRGLQGPPGVPGPPGKAGEKGEVGLPGWMNNKGRPGTLGPPGNTGPKGEKGDPGVNILDVSMFKGEKGDRGDNGLPGPKGIQGPPGPPGIAPKSDVVQYVPGPPGPPGPPGSPGLAIVGPKGEPGISYIEEGPIHGSTKFFGRPVQKSAFDELKALTELKELKEKTKERLGRDNFESRSHHADESSKTVPGAAVFRTTEEMIRLASSSPVGALAYVMEEQVLFLKVNTGWQYVLLGSVVSQASPLTTTHSPVTPPMPAASLVHRGPISNLVDSPVLAPVGSSLRLAALNEPLSGNMHGVRRADYACYRQARRSGLKGTFRAFLTSRIQNLDSTVRYADRHLPVVNIMGEVLFKSFSDIFDGKGGFIAGTPRIYSFSGKNIMMDSNWPQKLIWHGSHASGERALDTFCEEWQNGEPTSRGMAASLYSHKLLSQERYSCNNHFAVLCIEATAHVSSRRKRSTFRYNSTQDDEDYWYNAEEYQELLNDIFAQPFRED